In the Gossypium arboreum isolate Shixiya-1 chromosome 10, ASM2569848v2, whole genome shotgun sequence genome, one interval contains:
- the LOC108452092 gene encoding (3S,6E)-nerolidol synthase 1 isoform X1 — translation MASFFKVICTSPSSPIAINKTSRIRSNPPSSLSMIPRCNAVKEPSFVSTPLQHAYRYGNPNITDEFLDEYASKLEGFKRVLKLVSEDPLQGLTMIDAIQRLGIDHHFQHDIEQVLQRQFMLSANGNGFNNNDLHEVALRFRLLRQEGYFVPAGVFNRFRDREGIFRHELCRDIKGLIELYEASQLGIDGEDVLDEAREFSSQSLKKWLMAKVDFFSDRAIRNTLDQPFHKNLSRFTARNLLGTDFQGTNGWINILQELAKMDFNLVQSLHQKEIAHISNWWKQLGLAKELEFARDQPMKWYIWSMACLTDPTLSEQRIDLTKSISLIYIIDDIFDVYGTLDELTLFVQVVERWDYAASDKLPCYMKICFKALDDITNEISQKVYKEHGRNPINSLRKAWSTLFRAFLAEARWFDSKNVPKADEYLENGIISSGVHIVLVHIFFLLGIGLTDQNVELIDNNPSIISSAATILRLWDDLGSAKDENQDGHDGSYIDCYMKENQGIEVENARKHVINMIANAWKLLNQECIFQKSFSMTFCKASLNIARMVPLMYSYDENQCLPSLDEYMKSLLYQSIPRKTLL, via the exons ATGGCTTCATTTTTTAAAGTTATCTGTACATCCCCCAGTTCCCCCATTGCCATTAACAAAACTTCACGAATCAGGAGCAATCCTCCTTCATCATTGTCCATGATCCCTAGATGTAATGCTGTTAAAGAACCCAGTTTCGTTTCTACTCCTTTACAGCACGCTTACAGATATGGGAATCCCAATATCACA GATGAGTTTCTGGATGAATATGCAAGCAAATTGGAGGGGTTCAAGCGAGTACTTAAACTAGTTAGTGAAGACCCTTTACAGGGTTTGACTATGATTGATGCTATCCAACGGCTAGGAATCGATCACCATTTCCAACATGATATTGAACAGGTTCTGCAAAGACAGTTTATGTTATCTGCAAATGGTAATGGATTTAATAACAATGACCTTCATGAGGTTGCCCTTCGTTTTCGGTTGCTCAGACAAGAAGGCTACTTTGTCCCTGCAG GAGTGTTCAACAGGTTCAGAGACAGGGAAGGCATTTTCAGACATGAACTTTGCAGGGACATCAAAGGATTAATCGAACTATATGAAGCATCACAACTAGGCATAGATGGAGAAGATGTTCTTGATGAAGCAAGAGAATTTAGTTCCCAGTCCCTGAAAAAATGGCTAATGGCCAAAGTGGACTTTTTCTCTGATAGGGCTATAAGGAACACATTGGACCAACCTTTTCATAAAAACCTATCAAGATTCACAGCAAGAAACTTGTTAGGCACTGATTTCCAAGGCACCAATGGATGGATAAATATCCTCCAAGAACTAGCCAAAATGGATTTCAATCTAGTTCAGTCCTTACACCAGAAAGAAATTGCCCACATTTCAAA TTGGTGGAAGCAGCTAGGTTTAGCCAAGGAATTGGAGTTTGCTAGGGACCAACCAATGAAATGGTACATTTGGTCCATGGCATGCCTCACTGATCCAACCTTATCAGAGCAAAGGATTGATCTCACAAAGTCCATTTCCTTAATCTATATAATAGAtgatatttttgatgtttatGGGACACTTGATGAACTCACTCTTTTTGTGCAAGTTGTGGAGAG GTGGGATTATGCTGCAAGTGATAAGCTACCTTGTTACATGAAAATATGCTTCAAAGCTCTTGATGATATCACTAATGAAATTAGCCAAAAGGTGTACAAGGAACATGGTCGGAACCCTATCAACTCCTTAAGGAAAGCT TGGAGCACCTTGTTTAGAGCATTTTTGGCAGAAGCACGATGGTTCGATTCAAAGAATGTACCAAAAGCTGATGAGTATTTGGAGAATGGGATCATTAGCTCAGGTGTACATATAGTTTTGGTTCACATCTTCTTCCTCCTTGGAATTGGCTTGACTGATCAAAATGTGGAACTTATTGACAACAATCCATCCATAATCTCATCCGCTGCTACAATCCTTCGTCTATGGGATGATTTGGGAAGTGCCAAG GATGAGAATCAAGATGGACATGATGGGTCCTATATTGATTGCTACATGAAAGAGAATCAAGGCATTGAAGTTGAAAATGCTAGAAAACATGTTATCAACATGATTGCCAATGCATGGAAATTGCTTAACCAAGAATGCattttccaaaaatcattttCCATGACTTTCTGCAAGGCTTCTCTAAATATTGCAAGAATGGTTCCTTTGATGTATAGCTACGACGAAAATCAATGCCTTCCAAGCTTGGATGAGTACATGAAATCACTTCTTTATCAAAGTATACCCAGGAAAActcttttatga
- the LOC108452092 gene encoding (3S,6E)-nerolidol synthase 1 isoform X2, which yields MIDAIQRLGIDHHFQHDIEQVLQRQFMLSANGNGFNNNDLHEVALRFRLLRQEGYFVPAGVFNRFRDREGIFRHELCRDIKGLIELYEASQLGIDGEDVLDEAREFSSQSLKKWLMAKVDFFSDRAIRNTLDQPFHKNLSRFTARNLLGTDFQGTNGWINILQELAKMDFNLVQSLHQKEIAHISNWWKQLGLAKELEFARDQPMKWYIWSMACLTDPTLSEQRIDLTKSISLIYIIDDIFDVYGTLDELTLFVQVVERWDYAASDKLPCYMKICFKALDDITNEISQKVYKEHGRNPINSLRKAWSTLFRAFLAEARWFDSKNVPKADEYLENGIISSGVHIVLVHIFFLLGIGLTDQNVELIDNNPSIISSAATILRLWDDLGSAKDENQDGHDGSYIDCYMKENQGIEVENARKHVINMIANAWKLLNQECIFQKSFSMTFCKASLNIARMVPLMYSYDENQCLPSLDEYMKSLLYQSIPRKTLL from the exons ATGATTGATGCTATCCAACGGCTAGGAATCGATCACCATTTCCAACATGATATTGAACAGGTTCTGCAAAGACAGTTTATGTTATCTGCAAATGGTAATGGATTTAATAACAATGACCTTCATGAGGTTGCCCTTCGTTTTCGGTTGCTCAGACAAGAAGGCTACTTTGTCCCTGCAG GAGTGTTCAACAGGTTCAGAGACAGGGAAGGCATTTTCAGACATGAACTTTGCAGGGACATCAAAGGATTAATCGAACTATATGAAGCATCACAACTAGGCATAGATGGAGAAGATGTTCTTGATGAAGCAAGAGAATTTAGTTCCCAGTCCCTGAAAAAATGGCTAATGGCCAAAGTGGACTTTTTCTCTGATAGGGCTATAAGGAACACATTGGACCAACCTTTTCATAAAAACCTATCAAGATTCACAGCAAGAAACTTGTTAGGCACTGATTTCCAAGGCACCAATGGATGGATAAATATCCTCCAAGAACTAGCCAAAATGGATTTCAATCTAGTTCAGTCCTTACACCAGAAAGAAATTGCCCACATTTCAAA TTGGTGGAAGCAGCTAGGTTTAGCCAAGGAATTGGAGTTTGCTAGGGACCAACCAATGAAATGGTACATTTGGTCCATGGCATGCCTCACTGATCCAACCTTATCAGAGCAAAGGATTGATCTCACAAAGTCCATTTCCTTAATCTATATAATAGAtgatatttttgatgtttatGGGACACTTGATGAACTCACTCTTTTTGTGCAAGTTGTGGAGAG GTGGGATTATGCTGCAAGTGATAAGCTACCTTGTTACATGAAAATATGCTTCAAAGCTCTTGATGATATCACTAATGAAATTAGCCAAAAGGTGTACAAGGAACATGGTCGGAACCCTATCAACTCCTTAAGGAAAGCT TGGAGCACCTTGTTTAGAGCATTTTTGGCAGAAGCACGATGGTTCGATTCAAAGAATGTACCAAAAGCTGATGAGTATTTGGAGAATGGGATCATTAGCTCAGGTGTACATATAGTTTTGGTTCACATCTTCTTCCTCCTTGGAATTGGCTTGACTGATCAAAATGTGGAACTTATTGACAACAATCCATCCATAATCTCATCCGCTGCTACAATCCTTCGTCTATGGGATGATTTGGGAAGTGCCAAG GATGAGAATCAAGATGGACATGATGGGTCCTATATTGATTGCTACATGAAAGAGAATCAAGGCATTGAAGTTGAAAATGCTAGAAAACATGTTATCAACATGATTGCCAATGCATGGAAATTGCTTAACCAAGAATGCattttccaaaaatcattttCCATGACTTTCTGCAAGGCTTCTCTAAATATTGCAAGAATGGTTCCTTTGATGTATAGCTACGACGAAAATCAATGCCTTCCAAGCTTGGATGAGTACATGAAATCACTTCTTTATCAAAGTATACCCAGGAAAActcttttatga